In Panicum virgatum strain AP13 chromosome 5K, P.virgatum_v5, whole genome shotgun sequence, the genomic window GGAGGGCTGATGAGCAGGGGACACTTGTATATATTCAAAATCTTGATATTCACTTTGCAGCTGCAGACATAGAGGTAGCATCATGTCTCTTTGGTTGTCATAAAGCCCAAGCTGTTTCTCTATTATTATTCCTGGCCTAGTATTTTTCAATTATGTTAATATCTTCTGTTGTCTTTCGCTTGCAAATCTACAGTGTCTCATACAACTTTCTTTCTAACAGTacatttttttaacctcaatcTTCTTACTCTGTTTTAGGCTCTGTGATTACCATTCTTCTTGGTTTTATTCGCTCCTACAATAATTATGCATTCAGCATTTTCCCGGTAATCATGTTTGCAGGAGCTGATTCGTGAGGCATTACAGCTAAGTTGTACTGCGAAGCCCATTAACCACCCCACCTATGATGATCCGAACAATGGTAAGTTGTCCACTAACTAAAGGGAAAAGCTATATATCTGTTGAATGGAGGGAGGCGAGGTACCATTCTACTCCCTTGAAGATCCGTGCCGGAAAATGTGACCAGCCCGGCATGGGTCAGTttactttcctttttttttggtgagtttttctTTGAAAAAGATCATATATCTgctgatagttttttttttgcaacaaaatcTGTCAGATTTTGATCCAATCCCATTTTGCTTTGTCCCGTTAACAAGGAAAATATATGTGAGCCAAATATAAGTGAACTTTGGATACTAGGAAAATATTTGGCCGGTCAGCTTTGTCTCGTTAACGGCAGAATGGCAGACTGGTTTTTCCTTCTGGTTTCTTGCAATTTGACCGCAAGTGGTTTTCTTATCTGTAGGAAAAGCATATGCTATCTTCAGAACTAAAAATGATGCTGATTCTGCTATTTCAAAAATCAATTCAGGCTTGGTTGTTGGTGGAAGGTATGCATTTATACTTGATGCTATTTATTTTGTGTTCAGTGCCAGCATGTCTTATCCTGTAACGGATTTTTCTTCAAGTGGGATTCTGTATGTTTGTTTCAATTGTTGAAATCTCATGGCAAATCAACtatcaaattttttgaattagaACCAAGAGTCTTCTGTGGGGATTCTAACCTACTGACTCTTCAATCAGTTTTCCTTGAGACCCTTGTCTTATGCAGAGTTGTTTCAATTAGAATTCCTTCCATAGGTGCTTGTTGAGAGGTTAAGAGTAGCGCTTGTGCCAGCACTAAATGGGGttggggcggggcggggggcTGAGTCCCATGAGTTTCTTGGTTACGGGTTACCTGAGGTTACGGGTTACCTACTGATAATTGTTTTGCCTACTGTATATCTTGCAGACCTCTTTACTGCAGCAAAGGGTTACTTAAGGTTCCAAAATCTTCAGGAACTTTTGTTGGTCACTTGTCCTTACATAATATTAAAATTGGTCAAAAGCAGCGAGAAGAGCAGGTGGGTGCTTTTTATTATAACTATATTCTGCGATGTTTTCCATTCTTTGGCTTGATATTTTTCGCCTGTCCTTTCCAATTTTCAAGAAAACGTTAGGCCCTAGCCTATTGACTAACGCCTAGGAAGGTTAAATGTAGGTTAAACGTAGACGTTAGGCCTCCGTTCTGTTACAAATGGAGGCTTGTATTGATAGAGGCCCAAAGGGCAATATATATAGAGTACATGagacaccccaaaccctagaatatGTGAAGTGACTAAACTACCCTTGACACATATATAGTGACTATAATACCCTTAACACGTTCAACGTTTAATCTCGATTAAATGAACGTTTTTTTTTAACCTTGGTCCTTTCTACAGAAGAAGGCTGTATCGACCTCACATTGTTCTCAACCGAACACAATCGAGTATGACTTGGCCTTGGACTGGATGCTTCTTCGAGCAAAGCAAGAGAAAAAATTCGAAATACTTCACAAGGTAAATACAATTGTGTTGAATATTTATATGCATGCCCTGTCTCGTATCTCACATCCAGTCCTTAATTTGCATGTTCAATCGGTTTGTAGCATCATAAAGATGGCAGGAAAGGGTTTGCTAGTATTGGCAGCAAGACCGCAAAGGCAGGAAACTAGCTGGCTGGTTCTTGTGCTATATGAGATGGACTTCTCAATTATCACCTTTCAGAGCTTGGTGGCCACTCCAAGAACCACTTTATGATCAGCAAGTTTCTTCTCTCGAAGAGGATTGTGCACAGAGGTTTTAGATTTAGTCAATGCATTCGTTGAGGGGACTAACTGCAGTGAACCGTGACTGCTGATGTTAATCATGttaggaaaggaaaagagaaaaagtcGCAAGGTAGCTTTAGAACTCAGAGTAGCTAGGCAGAAGTAGCCATTGCAGAAAGTGTGGTGGCTTTAGGTAGTTAAGTAGGCCAGCGTATCAATGATGCGCATCACTTGCTGCGCCTTGGGTAGCAATTCATGGAATGTGTATATCCTCCGAGTCCATGGCTTGTTTATCCTATCCATGGGGGCTTGTTTATGAACCCGCTGTTCCGCTACAAGATATATTCATTGATGAAATTGAAAGGCCTTTATGGTGGAAGGCATAGGGTGGTCTAACttgagatgttttttttttgcgaaaagggAAAACGTCACATTATAAACCAAGAAGCAGGTACAGGTGCATCCTTTTTTACGAAAGGGCCCCTACGTAATTGTAAAATTACATCAAGGTCCACTGTCCTCTTCCTTGTGCCAGCGAGCCTGTGCAAGGACTCGAGAAGCCACGCAACACGCCGGCGAGCACATCCACCAACGCCACCGCTAACCCAGATGAAGAAGCTGACACCTCGCATGGGAAAGCCGCAAGAAATCCGCGATGAAAAAGCATCTGCCGTCAAGCTTCTCAATCTTTCACACCCTCGTTGCCATCTTCTCTGTGCTGCAGAACACATTGTACACGCTTCCGAGGAAAGCACAAGAAGCTCCAGGCAATCCACATCAGGCCGGGGAAGACCAGAGCGGCCCAATCGGAAGGAAAATCCACCGCCGACGAGCCCGTCGACGCGGATATAGAAGCCATCCCAAGGGAAGCACAAAAGCTCCAATCCAAGAAGGAAACAGAGCACAAACCTGCTCCAAGAGTCTTCCGACGAGTCGACGTCGTTGCCGCCATCGACGCCGAAGAAGGCCTGGAGAACCAAAATCACCTCCCCATCGACAACGCCCGGAGCATCATCAACAGCGAGGAGAACCAACGCCCGGAGcgcctcgtcggaaggagcgcCGACCACGCCGGCGCCGAAGAAGCACAGCAGGGAACCTAACCCTAAACGGCGACCAAGGAGCCGTCACCGGGACACACAAGCACGGAGAGCTACATCTACAGCTATACAGGGTCCACCCGCCGAGGGGCCGGGTTCCCCTCGCCGCTCCGACGCCCCGAGGGTAAATGTGGCATATATATAACATTTAATTATTACCAATGCAAATGTTTCTATACAGTGGTGTTTGTAGAGGAATGGGATCTGATAATCGGGACCATTACTTCGTTGGACATCAAGCATGCAGGAGACGAGAGCCCTGACTGTTTCAGGGGAATCAGGAAGTGGATTTCCTTTTATCCTGCCTGAATAATATAAATCCAAATTCTGAATTTCTAACAAAAAATCATTTACGTTTTTatcatggagaaaaaaaaggggaggACAGCCAATTGGAGCTGGTGCAGTTGTTTATGTCATTTGTAATCCGCACCAATTCAAAAGccgatttttattttttgttcaaTCCAGAAGctatatgaaaataaataattTCTTGAACTACCCATCTATATTTTTGTTGcaattttgtgcaaattttatCCGCGGAATTTGGGAAGCAACTGTAATCAAACTGGAAGTAGGGAAACCGTAGCAAGTCTTTGTCTTTGTTCAGGCTAAATCATGTTTAGTCTACATGTCTCTGTCGGAGAGGCTGTAGTAGGGGAAAGAAGGGCAGAGCAGGAACAAGCCAAATAAAGGATCCAACAAAGGTATAGGGGGAAATCGCAAGGGAAAAAACCCACGGCAATCGCGCATAGAAGAAACCGCCGAAACGCTGCACGGAAACCCCAGGGAAAAGGGACAAACAATTCCAACCTCCATGGCACGGGCaagagaggaggaaggcggaggGAATGAAGGCAGCAGAGACTTAACCCAGAAGGAAAAGAACAGCCAAAGAGGATCAGTCAATCGGCGCCGCATAGAATTTATCCGAATCAGCCGCAAACAACCCTGATGAGTCACCATGCAGCCGCGACAGCGCCGCAGTAAAAAGCCACGCGTGCGTGGCAAAGAATCCATACGTATCGGCGAGAGGTTGAGGTGCAAGGACAGGCAGGCGGCTGCTTGTTTCACGACACGACGCCAGCCAACCAATTCGCAAGAGCCAGGATAAGctgtgttttgtttttttttttatcaaGGCATACCTATATTGATGTTAAGGAAACAGTACAAAGATGCATACATACAGGTACAACTAAAAAGGATACAGACAGTAGGTTTCTTGCAAATAGACTCATAATAACAAACAACAAAATTACAAACAAGCCCCTAGGACCATCTGCGCCTCAAATCCTCCCGAACCagctcccgccggccgccggcagacACCACCAGAGTCGCCAGTTCACCTTCTTGCCCACCAGATCAGGGGGAACCCTATCGCCACAAGGCTTTGAGTAGTCGCAGTAGGCACTCACCCACGAGGATGAGATGAAGGCGTCGCCGAAAACCCATCGGCCGGGGGCGCACCCCGAGCTCCTCTGATCCAGGACCACTGCTTGCCGTCGACAACAGCCGTCGTCGAGGGAAATACGAGCTTGGCCCCTCCACTGACCCTCCGCGAACCCCGAAGCCTGCTCTGCAACCTTGAAGCAAAGCGTCGGCAGTCCCGCCGCCTGGAGAAGACGGCGAAGCTCCGAGCCTGGACTCCTGTACAGGGAGTTCACCAACGGAACCCCACCTCCACCGGTTTGGTGTCGGCGTTGGAGAGCAACACCAACGGGGCGAGGACGAACCGAAGAGGACCTTATTCCACAAAggcgccgctgtcgccgccgcctcgtctgcGCCATCGGAAAACCAACCCTAGATCTACTAGAACTACCACCGACCGGCAGAAAACCCGCGGTCTCCACCACCTCGCGAAGCCCCATGGGCCATCGGAGGTGAGGAAGACCGCCGGCCCCGCTGGCGGAGACTGGATCCATCTGTGTCGCCTCTCTCACTGTAGATGGGCTAGAGCGTTCGAGAGAGAGCTAGCTTCATCTtcgtgtctttttttttttgggtttggaGTTGGTGTGCTTGCGTGAGGCAAGCTGTGTTTTGTTGGAGGCAAGGCTGAATCCTGGTTCCATAATCTTGCTGCGTGCTGCTATGCTGGTTAGATTACTCATGGTGGAAACTTATCAATATGGTTTCGGTTTCGAGTTTTCGATTcagtaagagcaactccagtatgGCTTCTAAATTTGAGTGAGCAAATATCTATTTAGAAGCccacttctaaattttactcacATAAATATGGGCCACCACTCCAGTAAGCCGAGTAAATTGGGCTTCTATAGAGGGCCCATAGTTGGCAGCCCAAATAGAGGGCCACCAAATTGAGGGGTTGGGGGAGAAATTTGGAAGCCCTACCAAAATGGCAGCCCATTTGAAAGGCCTGCTGGATATCAATTTTTTGCACCCACCGAGCAAATATGGAGATGGAAGCCCATTTAGTAGCcccgctggagttgctctaagggtACACATATTTAAAGACTAATTTGTTTAGTGGTATAAGTACCGTGCCTGTCGTCAATATGATACCCGTGATGATTTCACCAATGTTAAATATTTTCCGGTGCGGTCGTTCGAAGGTATTCGTAGAGGTATATTGCGTACACCTGTTTGTGATGCTATCTATATTTGTACtgcatttttttcttaaaaatgttCTTGGTAATACATTGTCGCCTTTTGATAGTTCATGTGGTGTTTCGTTTTTACCCAAACATTTGTATCACACCTATTAATGACTACCGATGAATGAACTGAAAATGTTTACATATCTCGTCAATGTATTTCACTCGTCCTTGTAGATATACCACGCTCGCCCATTGCATGTGGATATTTAAAAAAGTTGTTCCTTCACTTCAGATGTTAAATCTAACGAGAGTGACAATACAGACAAATCATTTATCTGGTTAACCTCTATACCAAATATCACCTTGATTTACTCTGTAAATTTTATCTAATTGCCCTCTAGAGGAATTAGTTTTCACCTTTTGATTGTTTCGGATCCTGCTAAAAAGTAGTATCTATATTTGCAAGTAACGTTTTTACCTAAATTTTATTTGGGTGGACCACCTTGTATTGACAAGTGGATCTTAGTCCCAACTCTATGTGAGTTGGATCAGCCTTTCCATGACTGATCACGTAGATCACTAGTACTAACTAACACACAGGTAACTGTATATTGTGGTAAAAACCAATGCACTAATTAAACCATCATCTTGCGATGAATATTGAGAAGAACATCTATCAACAAATATGCAGCGGAATAATAACAATCACATACACAAAAGACACGATGATTTATGTGGAAAAATCTCCTCATCAAGCGAGGAGTAAAATCCTATGGGACCAATTGGTCCACTCCAAACTTTCATTATAATCAACAAATAGTTACAGGTAGTTTTTGTTAGGACATCTAGAGGATTACACTTGCAACAACACAATCACCGTGACACAAACTTGACATCAATAAGAACAACCACAACTATCTAGCATGAGGTATGACACCTGTCAAATATAGAAATCACAGATTTTGCCTCCTTTGGTAATCATTTATATCTCACAAAACACAAGTTCACTGTGCATAAATTTTGGTAGGCGAGTATATTCATAGGTCCCTTAACCACCGACAAAGTTTCTGCTCAATCGGACACCATTTAGCTACCGAAACTGATCATCTACCAAAACTGCTCTGTGCTAAAACTGCAGTCACCCACGGAATTTCTCTTAAATCTGATGTTCTTCTCAACCAATCCTCGAACCAACTGACCAACCAAATTAATTTAAGTGTAGAATGAGCTCATCAAATTTAGCACAAATCCAAACATGTTTGAGCTTCCAATCACCGATTTAAAGCAGACCGGTTAAGAGCCACCAAATCTGGGCAgaccttctccttctcctttctctcttctctctagtTGTGTTTGTGTGTTCTTTCTCTCCCCCCTCTCAAGTGACGTTCAGAGCAAGGTTAAGAAGACtagaaaaggctagggtttttcTTGTGCTTTTTGCTCCCTCTAGGAGTGGTCTCAACCATTGAATCAAGCACCAAATCAATGGTGCATAAGTATTGGGCTTGTGGGCTGTTTTGCTGAGTTTGATGGGCTCCAAATCATCCTCCAGTCCAATACTATACGTATCAGGTATAGATTTAATTTGGAGCACATACTTATCAACTttgtccgtagcaacgcacaaACATATTTGTCTAGTCTAAATCTATATATCTATTTCAAAGCACGTAATGTTTCTATCTAAATTTTTGGTTTAGTGCGCTTTGTGCATTGATAAGTAAGTCTTAATCTGTCCCATATGTAAGTCAGACCAGCTCTCCATCTATAACTTAATCATGTAGATCCCTTCAATTAATATATGGACAACTATACATCCGATATTTATACTAACTTTATTTGTaacaatatacatatatatttatcTAGTAAAAGTATAAGATGATCTGCTTTGAAATTTGGAAATACTCGCATTTACTTTCTACCTAGAAGAAGCTAAAAAGAAGAATAAAGAAGAAGGCATGATCTGGTTGCAAGCGCACGCAACGCAACATCGTCTTTGGCTCTTTGCAGACCACCGCTCCAAGGTGCCTGCGTGGGGGACCCACTGAGAGGAGCCAGGAACAGCCAGACAACCAAAGAGAACCAGAAGAAGGGTTTTTGGCTGGGAGACCGACCGCACCAGAGAGGGGAAGGTCAGCCAGACACCACCGCCGCCTTGCTCGCGCCGCACGCTACTCTCAAACtcggcgagagagagagagagagagcggccAAGGAAGAACGAGGGACGGAGGGAGCGCGAGGATGGGCGCTGGGGACGGGGAGGCCGCAGCGAGCAAggagaagggcggcggcggcgccgagcggaCGTCGCTGGACGGCGTGCGGGACAAGAACGTGATGCAGCTCAAGAAGCTCAACACGGCGCTCTTCCCCGTCCGCTACAACGACAAGTACTACCAGGACGCCATCGCATCCAAGGACTTCTCCAAGCTCGGTGCGCCCGTCCCacccatcccccccccccccccctccctctccaTCTCGCCCTCCTTTGTTCCTTGTTCGATGATTCTATCCACGATTGGTTCCCTGGAGTCATTGGATCTACGATTAGAGTCCCAACCTATGAGCATTTGCGGCTTGATTAAGAACAAACCGTTAGGATTCAGACGAATGTAATTTGTGAAAAGGGGTGATTTGTTTGGTTAGCGCCGATCTTGGAGGGTCCGGGTAGCTGTGGTTTTTAGGCTGGGCAGTGAAGTGTGATTGCCCCAGGTTGTACGGATGCATTTGGGGCAGATGCTGTTTATATTGTTCGTCTGTTGGGACTTGGGTCCAGCTGATTCGGATTGAACCGGTTGCGGCTCCTCTGGATGGGTGATGCCGATAACTTATGCTCGTTCCCTTGCATTTGTATGCAGCTTACTACAGCGATATATGTGTCGGTGCGATAGCGTGTCGCCTGGAGAAGAAGGAAGGAGGGGCTGTCCGAGTTTacatcatgaccttgggtgtaTTGGCACCTTACCGTGGCCTTGGTATCGGTGAGTGTTTTCCTGTCTAATTCATGTTTTTCAGTGATGTGAAGGGATCAACCTGTTTGCCATGTTAAATGGGAACACCTCAGGAAGTGAATAGATATGCGCACATCATCATTGATTTGGATAGATATGTGGTGATTACATCTTGAGTATGCACACATCTGTTCCTGACAGTTAACATTGTGAAAGTAATTGCATTACAGTGTAGTTGTATACAGATTAAAATGCACCACTGCCGTTTAATCTAGAATTTGTCTTAACTTTGTTAACAATGTTCTAACACTATACCTTCTTTCAACACAACCTAAAAAAGTAGTAGTCTTACTAACTTCATGGAAGATGCTTTTATGTTGTATGGACCATCTTATGCGCTGGGCTGTTTAGTGGACAATATATTTTTAAGTGACCTTCTTTAAGAATGTTCATTGTACTTGCTAGGGCGATTCCAAATTGCTGGTACCATTCATGTTAGTATCTTCTCAACTTGTTTGCATTTAACTGCTGTAGTTGGTGCATATTGCTGATGCTTTTCAATGCTTAAGCAATAATCTGCAAGTGTTACTACACAAAAAACAGATTAAAATTAGTGTGCTTGTTCTTTAGTGCAACTGAACCCTCATGTTAAATAATCAGTGTTATTACTTGGTTGTTCTTTCCATGTCAAAGATAAAATACTTTCTAACTTAGACAGGAAGGTTAAAAATTCATCGTGCAATAATTGTAGCATGATAATGACTTTGTCTAGGATTTTGCCAGTACCGgtgtattttcttttttctgaaatCCGCACATGTTTGAAGCCCTGGTTATGCCTAAGCCTTTGACAGCAGTCTCTTTCGCTCAAAACTAGTCACCTTTACTCTTTTGATTGTTTCCGAGCCTGCTAAAATACTAAGGTAACACCACTTGTTGACTCTGCTATTTATTTTCTTGCTGTTGAGCGTCATGGATTCCTGTTTGAGTTTTAGGATCCAACAATCAAATCTAATACTACGTGGACATTCTGCCGCAATTTCTGCTGTTTACACTTAAGTCCATATTAAAAGCAAATAGGTCCACATAGCGGTTTTAGAAGTCTTTAAAAGGCGCAAGAACACATTCGATAAGAAAGTTTGTATCTGTATGATATTCCTTATCAACTTCTGTTTGCTACCTGTGCTGTTCTTGCTTTTGAAGATGGATGTTAGTTGAAAAAGAATATGAATATTTTTTGTTGACTTCCCATGGTTGGGCTACAAATTGCCAAGAGAGAAACATAATTCTGAAAATTTGCACTCTGCACATAAAAATGTACTGCAATAGGATCCATACCATCTTATAATTGGTCGATTTTATGTTGACAGGGACGAAGTTGCTGAACCATGTTTTTGATCTCTCTGCGAAGCAGAACATCTCTGAGATATACTTGCATGTTCAGACAAACAACGACGACGCCATCGCTTTCTACAAGAAGTTTGGATTCGAAATAACACAGACGATACATAACTACTACATGAACATAACGCCACCAGATTGCTATGTCCTTACGAAATTTATTGGACTGGCTGCTACAA contains:
- the LOC120707373 gene encoding N-alpha-acetyltransferase 50-like — encoded protein: MGAGDGEAAASKEKGGGGAERTSLDGVRDKNVMQLKKLNTALFPVRYNDKYYQDAIASKDFSKLAYYSDICVGAIACRLEKKEGGAVRVYIMTLGVLAPYRGLGIGTKLLNHVFDLSAKQNISEIYLHVQTNNDDAIAFYKKFGFEITQTIHNYYMNITPPDCYVLTKFIGLAATKK